In the Nitrospirales bacterium LBB_01 genome, one interval contains:
- the gspD gene encoding type II secretion system secretin GspD, whose protein sequence is MKFKYFLVLVPILFMFLSCSMFYKATKTENESKGPSSKDNTTADNVTRRSPGTGSVLDLDDKKKAGKDEEIPYPAYEQTAADKLAATFEPIDYKKLVTETKPVMINVDGMPLSDFIIYAVGDALKVTFFIDEAVKALKTPVTIRMTKEMPAETVLEIVVEQLRQNGLLVGARGPSLYILKPAAVGEPTDVKLGRGLVASSARIVQVVPLRYVNSADIVPLIAELYKTTAVVKNYHKDNAVILIGTAASMKDILNFIDVLDVPYLNKKKIILMKLVYWKPEEFVTQMASILAGTGVTVSLDPKLPGVTFIPIKFLNSVLAITPDDTTMELVTKWKSRLDTSESAGAEEKIYVYTPRFSMASELVDSIQKLYGLKTGVTQAKTKTATGGLPSSSSKAAAGKPQTDGEFVVPAALPKSPATATTGLLPTAPGAVTPEVPGLKITADDKRNAVLMMASPSMYRTLLGLLKELDTPPRQVSIEATVAELTLDDENTMGFEWYLAGRMLGNVLGSKYIGPYTLGTLGNLGVSSGTGLSYSFTSDTGNLQALISMLAKDKKVEILSKPHLMVLDNEEASIQVGNEVPVITSEVSSTDLTSTSSTSPSVLRNVQYRSTGVILTLKPTINSEGLITVEVSQEVSEADTNTTSSIDSPLILKRSIHTKVVVSDGNTVVLGGMRSKSRSHSVSKIPLLGDIPLLGYLFKTDSASEIKTELIILITPKIVHNSEEATTVTKELREGLGWFH, encoded by the coding sequence ATGAAATTTAAATATTTTTTAGTTTTGGTACCGATATTATTTATGTTTTTGTCCTGCTCTATGTTTTATAAGGCCACAAAGACTGAAAACGAATCCAAGGGGCCTTCAAGTAAAGACAACACAACCGCAGACAACGTAACACGGCGCTCTCCCGGCACCGGCTCTGTGCTGGATTTAGACGATAAGAAAAAAGCGGGAAAGGACGAGGAGATTCCATACCCGGCTTACGAACAAACCGCTGCCGATAAACTGGCAGCTACGTTTGAACCGATAGATTACAAAAAACTTGTGACTGAGACAAAACCGGTAATGATAAACGTCGATGGTATGCCGCTCAGTGATTTTATAATCTATGCCGTTGGGGATGCTTTAAAGGTGACTTTTTTCATTGATGAGGCGGTAAAAGCACTTAAAACCCCGGTCACTATCAGAATGACGAAGGAAATGCCTGCTGAGACGGTGCTTGAAATTGTTGTGGAACAGCTTAGACAAAACGGTCTTTTGGTCGGGGCGCGGGGCCCAAGCCTGTACATTTTAAAACCTGCCGCCGTTGGAGAGCCAACGGATGTGAAGTTAGGGCGCGGACTTGTTGCAAGCTCTGCCCGCATTGTTCAGGTGGTGCCGCTTAGATATGTAAACTCCGCAGATATTGTCCCACTAATTGCCGAGCTATATAAAACAACCGCAGTTGTTAAGAACTATCACAAAGACAACGCAGTTATCCTCATTGGTACAGCTGCCTCAATGAAGGACATACTGAACTTCATAGATGTTTTGGACGTGCCGTACTTAAACAAGAAAAAAATCATACTCATGAAACTTGTTTACTGGAAACCGGAGGAGTTTGTAACCCAGATGGCGTCAATTCTGGCTGGCACAGGAGTTACGGTTTCATTAGACCCTAAGTTGCCAGGAGTTACATTTATTCCGATTAAGTTTTTAAACAGCGTACTTGCCATTACCCCTGATGATACAACTATGGAGTTGGTCACTAAGTGGAAGAGTCGTCTTGATACCTCAGAATCAGCCGGAGCAGAGGAAAAGATTTATGTTTATACCCCCCGGTTTTCAATGGCCTCTGAACTGGTTGATTCCATACAAAAGCTCTATGGTTTAAAAACCGGCGTAACACAGGCTAAAACCAAAACAGCCACTGGAGGGCTGCCGTCGTCGTCTTCAAAGGCGGCTGCCGGAAAACCTCAGACTGACGGTGAATTTGTAGTGCCTGCGGCACTGCCAAAATCCCCGGCCACGGCAACAACGGGGCTTTTGCCTACAGCACCGGGAGCAGTGACACCGGAGGTTCCAGGACTTAAGATAACCGCTGACGACAAACGAAATGCAGTGCTTATGATGGCCTCTCCATCTATGTACCGAACACTGCTGGGTCTCCTTAAAGAGCTTGATACCCCTCCGCGGCAGGTTTCAATAGAGGCAACTGTTGCCGAGCTGACCCTTGACGATGAGAACACAATGGGGTTTGAGTGGTACCTTGCCGGCAGAATGCTGGGTAATGTGCTGGGGAGCAAGTATATAGGCCCTTACACACTGGGCACCCTTGGCAACCTTGGAGTAAGCAGCGGCACGGGCTTGTCCTATTCATTCACATCAGACACCGGAAACCTTCAAGCGCTTATCAGTATGTTAGCAAAAGACAAAAAGGTTGAAATTCTCTCTAAACCGCACCTTATGGTACTTGACAACGAGGAGGCTTCGATTCAGGTAGGAAATGAGGTTCCTGTTATAACAAGCGAGGTATCCAGCACAGACTTGACCTCAACCTCTTCAACGTCTCCCAGCGTTTTAAGGAATGTCCAGTACCGAAGCACTGGAGTAATCCTGACGTTAAAACCGACTATAAACTCAGAGGGTCTTATCACAGTTGAAGTCAGTCAGGAGGTGAGTGAGGCTGACACTAACACCACATCAAGTATAGATTCTCCGCTGATTCTGAAGCGGTCAATACATACAAAAGTAGTGGTTTCCGACGGGAACACAGTAGTTCTTGGCGGTATGAGATCAAAGTCCAGGTCACACTCGGTAAGTAAAATACCGCTTTTAGGGGATATTCCATTGCTGGGATATTTATTCAAGACTGATTCAGCAAGCGAAATAAAAACAGAGTTAATAATCCTTATAACACCTAAAATAGTTCACAATTCCGAGGAGGCTACAACGGTAACTAAAGAATTAAGGGAGGGATTAGGGTGGTTTCATTAA
- a CDS encoding tetratricopeptide repeat protein — protein sequence MIVFFAVLAYSNTLSCPFIFDDDAIRKGTSPPTLLDPRFLINLSFLLNYKLNYLSVKGYHVFNIIIHVINGLLIYSFVSLICKIETTEKNNSRSHYETLAFFISLIFVTHPIELFAVTYIVQRATSMAVMFYLLTLIFYIRFRVVHSKGNTLFRAYYALSLVFTLMAAKTKEITITLPVILALCEFVFFKGNFKKRLTYLLPFFLLIPLTIIQINAVGVDVVFSEPQSKIYANNSAAASAVKSQLIAGNRWEYLFTQFKVITTYLQMFFYPHNLTLIHYFTVSRTFFEPKVILAFLFLLVLFSSGAYLIFMGKKETKLAGFGLLWFFVTISPQSSIVPIQGWMIFEYRAYLASIGIYIAVIVAVFSLFRAYLKAVCLLLLSLSMLLTVVTYKYNKTWATEISMWEDNVRVEPQHPVPHVNLGSAYFAEKRYDDAIAQFKLAIDLSPTVPEAYNDLGLVYARKGLFNEALEKFKYAMTLERSYVSPRVNLGVMYMNRGMSEQAIAEFKAALEINRFNPGAHINLGTLYAKMGQKEKAIDEFKIVIVTNPNIVEPYVNLGALYAEQGFTALAEDNLKKAMRVDPYFSDTYSIMGTIYEERGAFNEASANYQKAIRYNKDNMNARLNLAAIYIKQGLLLDAESQYRYILSAEPNNVEVRGALLTIEQQLNRQLP from the coding sequence TTGATAGTTTTTTTTGCAGTTTTAGCTTATTCCAATACACTTAGCTGCCCTTTTATCTTTGACGACGATGCTATCAGGAAAGGAACATCTCCGCCAACTCTGCTTGATCCCAGATTTTTGATTAATCTTTCCTTTTTGCTTAATTACAAACTTAACTATCTCAGTGTTAAAGGCTACCATGTTTTTAATATTATCATTCATGTAATAAACGGGCTTTTAATCTATTCGTTTGTTTCACTCATCTGTAAGATTGAAACAACTGAAAAGAACAACAGCCGTTCTCACTATGAGACGCTGGCGTTTTTTATTTCCCTGATTTTTGTTACCCATCCGATAGAGTTGTTTGCCGTGACATATATAGTGCAAAGAGCAACGTCAATGGCTGTTATGTTTTATCTACTGACGCTTATTTTTTATATAAGATTTAGAGTTGTGCACAGTAAAGGGAATACCTTGTTCAGAGCATATTACGCACTGTCCTTAGTATTTACCCTTATGGCGGCAAAAACCAAAGAAATCACCATTACTTTACCTGTTATACTTGCATTGTGTGAATTTGTTTTCTTTAAGGGTAACTTCAAAAAGAGACTAACATACTTGCTCCCTTTTTTCTTACTGATACCACTAACCATCATTCAGATAAATGCCGTTGGAGTTGATGTTGTTTTTAGCGAGCCGCAGAGTAAAATATATGCAAATAACTCTGCTGCTGCATCGGCTGTCAAATCGCAGCTTATTGCTGGTAACCGATGGGAGTATCTTTTTACACAGTTCAAAGTGATAACGACATACCTGCAGATGTTTTTTTATCCTCACAATCTCACTCTCATTCATTATTTTACAGTGTCAAGAACTTTTTTTGAGCCAAAGGTGATTTTGGCATTTCTGTTTCTGCTTGTTTTATTCTCATCTGGTGCATACCTCATCTTCATGGGCAAGAAAGAAACTAAATTAGCCGGATTTGGACTTTTATGGTTTTTTGTAACTATCTCGCCACAATCAAGCATTGTGCCGATTCAGGGGTGGATGATTTTTGAGTATAGGGCGTATTTAGCCTCCATTGGGATTTATATTGCCGTCATTGTGGCTGTGTTTAGTCTTTTTAGGGCTTATTTAAAAGCGGTTTGTCTGCTCTTGCTGTCGCTTTCTATGTTGCTTACAGTTGTGACTTATAAGTACAACAAAACATGGGCTACTGAGATATCCATGTGGGAGGACAATGTGAGGGTTGAACCTCAGCACCCTGTGCCTCACGTAAATCTTGGGAGCGCTTACTTTGCCGAAAAAAGATATGACGACGCCATAGCTCAATTTAAACTTGCGATAGACTTAAGCCCGACTGTGCCTGAGGCGTATAATGATCTTGGATTGGTGTATGCGCGTAAGGGGCTTTTTAATGAGGCTTTAGAGAAATTTAAATATGCAATGACTCTTGAGCGCTCCTATGTCTCTCCACGCGTTAACCTTGGCGTGATGTATATGAATAGAGGGATGAGTGAACAGGCTATCGCAGAGTTTAAGGCAGCCTTAGAAATAAACCGCTTTAACCCTGGTGCTCACATTAATCTTGGAACTCTTTATGCTAAAATGGGGCAAAAGGAAAAAGCGATAGATGAGTTTAAGATAGTAATCGTCACTAATCCTAACATAGTTGAGCCATACGTTAACCTTGGAGCGCTGTATGCCGAGCAGGGGTTTACTGCTTTAGCAGAGGATAACCTTAAAAAGGCCATGAGAGTTGATCCATATTTTTCGGACACATATAGCATAATGGGCACAATATATGAGGAAAGAGGGGCATTTAACGAGGCCTCTGCCAATTATCAGAAAGCAATTAGGTACAATAAAGACAACATGAATGCAAGATTAAATCTTGCTGCAATTTATATAAAACAGGGGCTGCTCCTTGATGCTGAGAGCCAGTACAGATATATTTTAAGTGCAGAGCCTAATAACGTTGAAGTAAGGGGCGCATTATTAACTATAGAACAACAGCTAAACAGGCAGTTACCTTAA